A section of the Armatimonadota bacterium genome encodes:
- the murA gene encoding UDP-N-acetylglucosamine 1-carboxyvinyltransferase — MDALLIKGGKRLSGVIEVAGSKNIALAVLSAVPLAQTPVLLKNVPVISDTQIKVQLLEAFGAKAEWRGSDLRLDCSDLHSAEPDEDMVRLIRTSFYMLGPLVARVGKLRMAAPGGCKIGARPVDLHLKGLHALGANVELDGGVYEASAGVLQGAEVYLDMPSAGATQHIMCAASMAQGITTIQNAAMEPEIVALAEFLISLGAKITGQGSSMITVEGVDQLHGSDYKIPADRIQAGTFLIAGAMTGGNVTVRDINADDQTAVVNKLREAGAEVETTETSVTVNAPNRLNGVNIKTMPHPGFPTDVQQPMSAALCVAKGASVVEETIYESRTGHLPELSRMGAKIRQEGRSAFIVGVDKLRGAKVQASDLRAGAALCLAGLVAEGETLVQNIHWIDRGYDSIERKLTELGAEALRVQEG; from the coding sequence ATGGACGCATTATTAATCAAGGGTGGGAAGCGGCTCTCGGGAGTCATCGAGGTTGCGGGAAGTAAAAACATAGCCCTTGCGGTTTTATCAGCGGTGCCGCTAGCGCAGACTCCGGTGCTGCTGAAAAACGTTCCGGTCATTAGCGATACGCAGATCAAGGTTCAGTTGCTGGAGGCGTTCGGCGCTAAGGCTGAGTGGAGGGGAAGCGACCTTCGGCTTGATTGTTCTGACCTGCATTCGGCGGAGCCAGATGAGGATATGGTTCGGCTCATCAGGACTTCTTTTTACATGCTTGGGCCGCTGGTGGCTCGGGTCGGAAAGCTGCGGATGGCGGCACCGGGTGGCTGTAAGATTGGGGCGCGACCGGTCGATTTGCACCTGAAGGGCTTACACGCGTTGGGGGCCAATGTTGAATTGGACGGTGGTGTTTACGAGGCTTCGGCAGGGGTTTTGCAGGGAGCCGAAGTGTATCTTGACATGCCCAGCGCTGGAGCGACTCAGCACATCATGTGCGCCGCAAGTATGGCGCAAGGGATAACCACGATTCAGAATGCGGCGATGGAGCCGGAGATTGTTGCGTTAGCAGAGTTTTTGATTTCGCTCGGGGCGAAGATTACTGGTCAAGGCTCTTCGATGATCACCGTTGAAGGTGTCGATCAGCTCCACGGGTCGGATTACAAGATTCCGGCGGACCGAATCCAGGCCGGAACGTTCTTGATCGCGGGCGCGATGACGGGTGGGAACGTCACGGTTCGGGATATCAATGCAGACGACCAGACAGCCGTCGTCAACAAGTTGCGCGAGGCAGGCGCGGAAGTAGAAACTACCGAGACATCGGTGACGGTTAACGCGCCGAACCGGTTGAACGGGGTGAACATTAAGACGATGCCGCATCCTGGGTTCCCAACCGACGTTCAGCAGCCGATGTCTGCGGCACTGTGTGTTGCCAAGGGAGCTTCGGTGGTGGAGGAGACAATTTACGAATCTCGGACCGGACACCTTCCGGAGCTGAGCCGGATGGGTGCAAAGATTCGGCAAGAAGGTCGTTCGGCTTTCATCGTTGGAGTTGATAAGTTACGAGGTGCAAAGGTTCAGGCCAGCGACCTGAGGGCGGGAGCTGCTTTGTGCTTGGCGGGGTTGGTCGCTGAGGGCGAGACATTGGTGCAAAACATCCATTGGATCGATCGGGGATACGACTCGATAGAGCGAAAACTGACCGAGTTGGGGGCCGAGGCTTTGCGAGTTCAAGAGGGTTAG
- a CDS encoding HNH endonuclease → MAVQEVLVLNSNYEPLNVCHARRAMALLMLGKADVLVQRDEPILTTHGEIDSPAVLRMKYLVRRPHPQLRLSRHAVLARDNHICQYCGVKAKEMTIDHVVPRWAGGPHTWDNLVACCRRCNLKKADKTPQQANMKLARKPKRPSFVPYLSLPTYMKAQGRDEWRDFLPYFPELQSLPLAS, encoded by the coding sequence ATGGCAGTGCAAGAAGTATTAGTTTTGAATAGCAACTATGAGCCTTTGAACGTGTGTCATGCTCGGCGGGCGATGGCTTTGTTGATGCTTGGCAAGGCGGATGTATTGGTTCAGCGGGACGAGCCGATATTGACGACTCACGGTGAGATAGATTCTCCGGCGGTGTTGCGGATGAAGTATTTGGTTCGGCGTCCGCACCCCCAGTTGCGTTTGTCGCGTCATGCAGTGTTGGCTCGGGATAACCATATTTGTCAGTACTGTGGTGTGAAGGCGAAAGAGATGACGATTGACCACGTGGTTCCTCGTTGGGCGGGCGGTCCTCACACTTGGGATAACTTGGTGGCTTGTTGTCGCCGGTGCAATTTGAAGAAGGCAGACAAGACTCCGCAGCAGGCAAATATGAAGTTGGCTCGCAAGCCGAAGCGGCCCTCGTTTGTTCCATATCTTTCTTTGCCGACCTATATGAAGGCGCAGGGACGAGATGAATGGCGCGACTTTTTGCCTTATTTTCCTGAACTTCAATCTCTGCCGTTGGCTAGCTGA